TAGATAGCAAACGCATTGCGACAGCTTTACCATAACCGCCAAGTCTTGATTTAGTAGAAACAATTGCGCCTATACCGTGTGTATACATTGCATTAACAGCTTCTACTTCAGGGAAATCACGTTTTAGTTGTTTGTATAGTGGTAAACTGGTATTCAAAGCGATGAGGTAATCTATTTCTGTCCATGGCATACCAAGATATAAGTTTTCGAATATTGGATTATTTCGATGCGTTATTTTAGTGATTTTGACAATCGGTTGTTTTCTTGAACCAGAATAACTTCCTGGAAATTCTCCGAATGGACCTTCGATTTCACGTTTTCGCGGTTCAATGTAACCTTCAAGTACAATTTCACTACGTGCTGGAATGTCCAAATTCCCAGTTTCGCTTTTCGTTAATTCAATTGGTTCGCCTTTTAAAGCGCCTGCGAAATCATATTCTGATTGAACATATTCAATTGGTGTACTCGCCATAAAGCTTAATACAGGATCATTACCTAGGCAGATTGCGATAGGTAAAGGTTCATTTTGCTCTTCAGCATGACTTAAATGGACAGCGATATCATGGAATGGTAAAGGTTGGATGCCAACTTTATCTTTACCTTTGACTTGAACACGATAAGTCCCTGCATTCTGTTCTTCATAATTATCTGGTTTGTTTGGGTCTTTACTTACAATTAGCGCTTTTGATAAATAATAGCCTGCATCGAATTCATTAATTCTAAATAATGGCAAAATATCAAATAGATTAATACCATCTTCTTCGCTAATAATGTTTTCTTTTACAGGAGCATCTTTTGCATCTACCCAATTGGGTTTTATAGGGTATTTGTCCCATTTTTCTTTTAATGCAAAAAATTGATCTTTAATTGAAGTGTTTTTAGGTAAATCAAGCATCAAGGCGTGATTTTGCCAACTACCATGGACATTTAACACAAGTGGTGTGTGATAGCCTTTAATATTTTCGACTAATACTGCAGGTCCATTTTCCAAATCTGGTGCATTTCTTCCAATTGCACTCAAATCTGGTTCAGGCATAACTTCATCTTTGACTCTAATTAATTGATTTTCTGATTCTAACAGATCTAAAAATTCTCTTAAATCTTGATAAGCCAATGCGTTCACTTCTTTCTTGTAAAATTGAATGTTTTAAATGATTTATTTGTTCATCTTTTTGTGATGAGTTTTAGATTATGCTTGTTTCGAAAATCCCGTCCATACTTTTCCTGCGGGTAATTTATTTATGCCAAATTGGGCTAGTAAGCGATAAACAATATGGTCAATTAATTCGTTAATGCTTTCTGGATGATTATAAAATGCAGGCATTGCAGGGAAAATTGTTACGCCCATACGTGATAGTTTGAGCATATGTTCTAAGTGGATATCATTTAGGGGTGTTTCGCGTGGCATTAATACGAGTTTTTTTCTTTCTTTAAGCATGACATCTGCTGCTCTCGTAATAAGGTTATCTGCTAAACCTATACTGATAGTAGCCAAAGATTTCATACTACAAGGCGCAACAATCATACCATCTACACTAAATGAGCCGCTTGATATGGCAGCGCCTAAGTTTTTAGGTGAATAGTAATAATCAGATAAGTTACGTACCTCGTCTATACTATAATGTGTTTCTTCATTGATTGTAGTTAAAGCCCATTGGGATACGACTAAATGAGTTTCTACATTTTCTATATCTTTTAAAATTTCTAAAAGTCTAATGCCAAAAATGGCACCAGTAGCTCCAGATATACCTACGATTAATTTCATCTTGCATCCCTCCTCTCATTTGCTAGTATAATTCTAAAAATATACATATAATAAATATATATTAAATATTAAAATAATACTTTTTGAGTATAAAAGAGGTGATTGCAATGGAATTGAGACATTTAAATTATTTTGTAGCAATTGCAGAAAAGGGAAGCATAACTAAAGCGGCAAAGTCGTTAAACATTGCACAACCACCGCTTAGTCGCCAGTTGAAAGATTTGGAGAATGAGCTTGGTTTCAATCTATTTGAAAGAAATAAAAAGAAAAAAGTTAAACTTACTGCGCAAGGTCGTTTTTTTCTGGAAAAAGCTAAATATATATTAAATACAGTAGACGGTGTTTTAGTTGAAGCGGAAGAATTTAATGAGCAAATTAATCAAAAACTAGCTATTGGAACGACAATTTATAGTTCTCAAACGATGTTTAAACAAATAGATCTATTTAAGCAACATAATAAACAAATCTTGTTTAATATTTGGGAATCTAATAGCGTTTCAATCATGGAATTATTAAAAGAACGAAAAATAGATGTGGGTTATATCAACGAGGAATTATACGATAAAGATATTGAGACACAAACTATCGTTGAAGATGAATGCGTTTGCGTCTTGCCTCAACCTATTGCTAAGCTATGTGATAGAGATGCGTTGACAATAGAAGAATTATCACAATTACCTTTAATTTTACTTACTTCAACAACATATAGTGGATTATATAAACAAATTATGGATACTTTTAACACGCATCAACTTGATGCCAATGTACAATGTGAATGTTATGATTCATCAATGTTAATTCAGTTACTATCAAGAGATTATGGTGTTACAATCATGCCAAAATCTTCAATATCAAAATGCATTGCTAAAGATTATGTAATTTTACCAATTCTTGATAATCCATGGTTACCTAAAACAAAAATTGTATGGCGCAAAGAAGGATATACTCCCAAAATTGCTAAGTCATTTATTCAATCAAATCTATATTCTTAAAGTATATAATTAGTTAAGTATAGTAAAATTATTTTAAAATAAAATGTTCAATAGAGAAGTTAAATAGTTGAACGTTATAAATGAGCTTTAAAAATTTTGAAAATAAAAAGGTATGGTCATGACATCAATGAATAGTAAGATCTTTAAGGCTAATGATACTTTGACCGGGAT
The genomic region above belongs to Staphylococcus durrellii and contains:
- a CDS encoding UbiX family flavin prenyltransferase, with product MKLIVGISGATGAIFGIRLLEILKDIENVETHLVVSQWALTTINEETHYSIDEVRNLSDYYYSPKNLGAAISSGSFSVDGMIVAPCSMKSLATISIGLADNLITRAADVMLKERKKLVLMPRETPLNDIHLEHMLKLSRMGVTIFPAMPAFYNHPESINELIDHIVYRLLAQFGINKLPAGKVWTGFSKQA
- a CDS encoding LysR family transcriptional regulator: MELRHLNYFVAIAEKGSITKAAKSLNIAQPPLSRQLKDLENELGFNLFERNKKKKVKLTAQGRFFLEKAKYILNTVDGVLVEAEEFNEQINQKLAIGTTIYSSQTMFKQIDLFKQHNKQILFNIWESNSVSIMELLKERKIDVGYINEELYDKDIETQTIVEDECVCVLPQPIAKLCDRDALTIEELSQLPLILLTSTTYSGLYKQIMDTFNTHQLDANVQCECYDSSMLIQLLSRDYGVTIMPKSSISKCIAKDYVILPILDNPWLPKTKIVWRKEGYTPKIAKSFIQSNLYS
- a CDS encoding non-oxidative hydroxyarylic acid decarboxylases subunit C; the protein is MAYQDLREFLDLLESENQLIRVKDEVMPEPDLSAIGRNAPDLENGPAVLVENIKGYHTPLVLNVHGSWQNHALMLDLPKNTSIKDQFFALKEKWDKYPIKPNWVDAKDAPVKENIISEEDGINLFDILPLFRINEFDAGYYLSKALIVSKDPNKPDNYEEQNAGTYRVQVKGKDKVGIQPLPFHDIAVHLSHAEEQNEPLPIAICLGNDPVLSFMASTPIEYVQSEYDFAGALKGEPIELTKSETGNLDIPARSEIVLEGYIEPRKREIEGPFGEFPGSYSGSRKQPIVKITKITHRNNPIFENLYLGMPWTEIDYLIALNTSLPLYKQLKRDFPEVEAVNAMYTHGIGAIVSTKSRLGGYGKAVAMRLLSTPHGMPYTKIAIIVDEFVDPFNLEQVMWALTTRVRPDKDVFKVPHAPGMPLDPSSEPTGMHTKLVIDATTPVGADVARDTELLGVPPKKDEWMNILTRIRDGKED